From Daucus carota subsp. sativus chromosome 6, DH1 v3.0, whole genome shotgun sequence:
TTGCATCCAGGCTTCAACGCCTGTTGATCTCTGTCTTTTCAAACTCATTGACGGCATGTATCTGATAAGGATCGAAGGGTCCAAGTATACTGGGACAAGCAATTCAATTATGAGTCGGAGGAAAACCTAGCATGTGTATGTTTATATAGCAGTAGGGAGAGGCGGCTATCTTCGACGTCATCGTAATTACATGATTaggattaataataataataataataataataataataataataatagtaataaaaataaaagaatactAATGAtaaggataattaattattgtaacaatgataataaaataatgacaataataaaaaaaatagtagtaatgataaatttgaattatattaaagaTAATAGTTTTGGTTTAACAAAATTTGATTAAGAATCGGACTAGTAATTAGAATACTAGTGGGATGCTAATTTAACAACATATAAATGATTTATAACACAATTGTTTTTCTCTAAAACCTGCAAGTTCCGCGCACCTTTTAGGAAAGGTAGGTTAACGAGGGTTGATGGTTGTGGTCCTAACAAATCTACGGTTTGGATTATTTAGAGAATTTTgtgaatatttgattttttatttttgaaatacggATAGgtatagaaaatatttaaatgatttatattatatagtaatgcatttattaattaaatgtaaaatttactACAATATTGTTGCaactaattattatatttttgtaattattttttttttttttttttttgaaaatgagaataaatctcaacgagaatcggcaattcaccgtgataattctttcattcaagaaagcttattatctaaccgtcggacatgcaagatgaccggggaaatttagacaataaaactttaatgtccgaaaagaaaaccggccttcttccaagaatcctgaaaataaaacaagagaaacaaaaagaatataagtcgatatatttaacagattacatcaaatatttttgtaattatttaattatatttaaattcagaaaacataattttaattttctggttTTAATGAAATCTAAAATTTACAAGAAGTCGAGTTTTTAATTATATCGCCAAAGTAAAAAGGGAAAATTACTGTGCATCAATTGTACAGTATAAGCtaattacaaaaacaaaaaaaagaaatatattttcgtAATAAAGCTAGGCGCTCAAACACAGGTTCTAGAACTTTCTCCATCAGTCTATACAGTACACAACTCGAGAGCACAAATATAAATAGCCATAGCCACTTAAACTGCAGAGAAAATCATCAAAACGACAGCGCATTCGcgaagcttgttttcaatcacGAAAAATGACGTATGTTCTTCTCTCTTCTTCAACAATGATTCAATGATTCTGTATCTATTCTGTATGTATATGTCATTTGAGTTGTATGTATATTAATTGATCGAGATTATAAGTTTATCGAGTTTTAATTTATAAGGTCCAACTGTGCTTTGaagtaatatatatgtatttgaattgCAAATATGAACCCTAGATGTTTCAGACTAATTGTGTtcaatttaatttcattatgtTTTTTGTGTGTTTACACTTGTAATTACCGaaggaattaattattttaatatgttaagTATTTGAAATGTTGTATCGATGGTGTGATATCGTGTTTTGTATTGATATGGTTTTGAGTTTGTGTGATGCGAAATGCGGAAAGACAGTAGAGAAGTAGATGAAGCATAGGTCTCGGTGGCCTGTTATCGAAGaagattatttatgaatttaagtaGAATGTTCGCGTAAATTTGATTAAGTATTTGAGAATAGAGTGGATCTCTGAGTTCCTTATGAGGTTGGATGCGGTGATAGTTTGCCGTATTTTGTTCGGTCTCTAATCTGTTTTGTGGTCTGTTACAATTTGTTAGGTTGCAATTTGTTCGGTCTCCAATATATTATGTAGTGTGTTACAATCCGAGAAGCATTTTGGAATTCTAAATTAGAGTTTAAGAAAAACTAATGATATTTATAGGGGATTACTGCATTAAGTGCAGACTCAAAACGTACCTTCTGATTGagtaacattttatttatattcgcgTAACTGGGGACCGATGTACGGATATATTTGGTTAAATGAGTGTAGTGGCTATATGTGGTTAAACGAATGTAGTTTGGAATTGCTCCCAACTCGTTGCTCGAGTTCTTTTCGATGTGTACTTGATATGACTAGGACATAGTCATTGGTTCCCTGGGATAAGTtcctctatattcttttggttAAGAGGGTCCTAACCACGCTTGTCCCCAGTCCCTGATCTGTGTGAAAGTGTACATGGAGAAAGTATATCTGTCTCTTAACAGGGGATTTCTGAAAGTGAAAAGTGTGAGGTTGGTTCTATTATTTTTGTGGGTTATCCAACAACATGCCTCCATTTCGCATCAATGGTGATGTGTGGCTACCTAATCTCGTGATGAGGCGATTACAGAGAAGTAGAATATAACATATCTAGAACAATACTGGACTGCAATATAACATATGTTTAAAATAATACTGTATTATATAACGACTCATGTCTTCTTGTTTGCTCTCTGCTCAGTCGACATCCTACTATAAAGTGGGCACAGAGGTCTGATGTCCTTTACATCACCATTGAATTACCTGATGCTGAGGATGTGAATACAAAGCTGGAGCCGGAGGGAAGATTATACTTCTCTGCAACAAGTGGGCCAGATAATTTGCTCTATGAAGTAGACATTGATCTTTATGACAAAGTTGATGTAGATGTATGTGCTGATAGTTTGCAGATGAGCTTTCTTCGCATCTATATGGTGATTGATGagtttgttaaattttaaatgtctATTTCAGGAGAGCATGGCAAGTACTAACTCGAGAAATTTCGTTTACATTTTAAAGAAAGTTGAAAGCAAATGGTGGAGCAGACTACTAAAGAAGGAGGGGAAACCTCCGGCATTCCTAAAAGTTGATTGGAATAAATGGGTTGATGAAGATGAGCAGGATGAGGAAGGTGTGTTTTAGGTTGCTTAGTCGATAGTTTTATTTTTACAGGTTATTAACTTATAGAACGTACTGACATGTCTGCTGGTTGTTAGATGAAAGTAATATAAATCTCGATGACTTTAACTTCTCGGTGAGTATGTCTGGTACAGATTAAAATGGTTTCAGTTGGTAATAAAATGTGTGAAACTGATGTTGGatgttttattttgtatatcacAGGGTCTTAAATTGGGTGGCAGTGGAGAAGATCATGGCAATGCTCttgatgatgataatgaagGCAAGTATTATACTAATTTCGTTTGTAATTGATAAAACACATCTCAGTTCATTCCTGTTGCGTAATGTCGATATGCATGATACAGGGGATGATGGTAGTGACACCGAGGAAGAAATCAAGGATGATGAAGCACCTGCTACTGGCAAAGCTGAGCCCAATGATGAAGAGGAACCTACCAGCACTAAACCTTAGTTAAGAACTTGAGTCTTGAGCTATGTTGTTTCTGTCACCATACATATAAATTTACTAGTATCAAAGTTCGTTTTGGAATTCGTCAAAACGTATGGGTTTGCTGTGTGTGATAACAATGCATATGACTTTTGCCCGTGGTGATCctttaaaactttttttgagTTGTTGAAGTTGTTTTATCTCTGATGTTCATCTAAACAGATTCTGTCCACTCGCCTAGAATAGGAAAAAAAGGGGGTTGAGGTCAAACATAAGTTGCAGCTTCATACCTAGATAACCTGAACAGTTTCAGCTGCAACAAATCTGCAATTCAGATTGTTTGGTGTTGGTTTATATTTTGTTGTCGATAAAGAGTTTTGGACGTTTAGTGAAACTTGTACCTGGTGGTTACGCTTTTCATAGTTGTAACATTTAGCTTCTCCGAGTGAGTGAAAAGGCTGAGAACATGATCTGAATTTCCTTCATATGGCACTATATAGGAAAATGTGGAGATTAATGTAACTCCTTGAATTAGTATGTGAAAAAGTCGGAGTGACTTATATGCTTTGTGAGGAATGAGTGAATGACTACTTTCGTGTCGGGCTATTCTATCCCCAAGCTGTACTCAAAGAGTAAAGAAGTTAtgaccaaaaaaaaacaaaaaaaaaaaaaagagttagagcaagtccaataggttacctatctcattaATTTGTTCTCctagtattattttaataataaatttgagagagaatgggaaaaggagggaaaacacaaagaaagaaggagagagattattgttttattcataatattaaataggtaatggctaggggttacttataaataggtaatgacTAGGAGATTTGAGGTGTTGCTAGTGATTTAAGTCTCCACTAGGAGAGTGTTGGAGTGCTTATTTTTAATACATTACCTAAATGTAAGTTTATAGCAAGTTTAGATAACCTATTGGATTTGCTTTTAAAAGCCATATTTTCCCGCGAAAGGGACAAGTTCTCCCGTCAAACAAAACTGCTTGTGAGATTTGACGAATCTCGAGACCTGTCGTCAAAGTTTCAGGGGTCCAACGATGAACCTTTTCTGGTGACTTCGATATTTAATGTCCCCGTTTTATTGTGACTTCGCAATGATTCATTACTGGTAGTTATTTTATCTATCCGCCATGATTTGGGAGATGCCTATCCATCGATGACTATTTAACAAGTCTATTTGAGCAATATCATTCCATCACAATACAAAGATATTTAGCTTTGTTATTTCGGGGATCACGTAAAAGAAATAATTGCTGAATTGTGCACTCACTCTCAAAGAAATATACATCATTCATGCTTAGAGCATGACATAATAGTTcatttttactatatatttgcacttcatttttattcttttgttGTTTAGTTTTCTCCGCACATTAGTAGATATTTTGATCATATAATTCTAACTATTTAAAAGAattctgataaaaaaaatatgttcctGAAGTCTTAATTCACATGCAAGAATATCTATCTACAAACTACAAAGTAAATTTTACCAGTTCTGCAGTTCAATCTCAACTCTAGAGGGGTAATCCATGATTCGGGGTCTTTTGAATCCCAAAATAATACACATTATAATTGCATTCCAAAACCCATCATCACATCATTAAATTTGCAAATCACCAAGAAACAACAGGTCTACACATGATCCTACTTCATATGTCAAAAAAAAGCTCACACATCTCGATGATGGGGGAATCTCATTTGCAGTAATTCAGCAGGCGGTCGTAAAGTGCAAACCATCTCTTTTGTTTTCCCAAAATAAACCTGCAATTGcccttttaattaatatataactcACTGTTCAATGAATTAAGGAAGCCATCGAAACTATACCTGGTCTAATGAATTCCTCAGCTTCCCTTCTAGTTCTTCTATCATCTTTCCCATGTTTTGCAGATGACCTTCTGCAACTG
This genomic window contains:
- the LOC108225378 gene encoding co-chaperone protein p23-1, with the translated sequence MTRHPTIKWAQRSDVLYITIELPDAEDVNTKLEPEGRLYFSATSGPDNLLYEVDIDLYDKVDVDESMASTNSRNFVYILKKVESKWWSRLLKKEGKPPAFLKVDWNKWVDEDEQDEEDESNINLDDFNFSGLKLGGSGEDHGNALDDDNEGDDGSDTEEEIKDDEAPATGKAEPNDEEEPTSTKP